A DNA window from Ostrea edulis chromosome 5, xbOstEdul1.1, whole genome shotgun sequence contains the following coding sequences:
- the LOC125650302 gene encoding NPC intracellular cholesterol transporter 2-like: protein MIRACIFLALLSISFADNVNYKDCGSVSGKIEAVDINPCPTEPCELKRNTNITISLDFMSNSNSATFKTIVHGIIGGVPVPFPSSNGKITPPLPIKPDQKITYTNAIFVEPTYPKISLLVKWEIWDASRKDFVCFVVPAEIVA from the exons ATGATCCGTGCGTGTATATTTCTTGCACTGTTATCTATTTCGTTTGCTGACAACGTGAATTACAAAGACTGTG GATCTGTCTCCGGGAAAATAGAGGCAGTTGACATTAACCCATGTCCAACAGAACCATGCGAACTGAAGAGGAATACCAATATCACCATTAGTCTCGACTTTATGTCCA ATTCCAATTCAGCGACTTTTAAGACGATCGTACACGGTATTATAGGAGGGGTACCAGTCCCGTTTCCAAGCTCTAATGGAAAAATAACCCCACCTCTTCCCATAAAACCAGATCAGAAAATCACCTACACAAACGCTATCTTTGTAGAACCAACTTATCCCAAG ATTTCACTTCTCGTCAAGTGGGAAATTTGGGACGCCTCCAGGAAGGACTTTGTATGTTTTGTAGTACCCGCCGAGATTGTGGCTTAA
- the LOC125650301 gene encoding NPC intracellular cholesterol transporter 2-like: MDTMTRAIILAAVLCSATADVITFKDCGSVTGTVNQVEFTPCPSEPCQVKKGDNATLKVELTPKVDSTKYTSVLHGIIGGVPVPFPLQNGLVSGPISINTKITYSNFLMVLPSYPKVSLLAKLEIRDDNDKDLVCFVWPIQIVD; this comes from the exons ATGGACACAATGACCAGAGCTATTATATTAGCAGCTGTACTGTGTAGCGCTACAGCTGATGTAATTACATTCAAAGACTGCG GATCTGTAACCGGAACCGTAAACCAGGTCGAATTCACTCCGTGTCCTTCAGAACCCTGTCAAGTAAAGAAGGGAGACAACGCTACTCTAAAAGTAGAATTGACACCAA aGGTGGACTCGACGAAATATACATCTGTGCTTCACGGAATCATCGGAGGGGTACCTGTACCATTTCCGCTTCAGAATGGACTCGTATCCggtccaatatctataaacactaAAATAACCTACTCAAATTTTCTGATGGTTCTGCCTTCTTATCCAAAG GTCTCGCTCCTCGCCAAACTTGAAATCCGAGACGACAATGACAAAGACCTCGTGTGTTTTGTTTGGCCTATCCAGATTGTGGATTAG